A part of Desulfobacter sp. genomic DNA contains:
- a CDS encoding TRAP transporter small permease — protein sequence MKKGILGIRLDHWLVAILLAVMALIAFINILSRYIFHFSFAATEEITINLFVWMTVIGMGIAFERGGQLGMVTFFNMFPSRLQKASVLIYSLLAAGLFLVLNYYMIQAIYDEITLFQAKSASLGIPVWIYYSGLPLLSVFVFRGIWRDARAKLSGDGGTVTGTVGE from the coding sequence GTGAAAAAGGGAATCCTGGGCATCCGGCTGGACCACTGGCTGGTGGCCATTTTGCTGGCGGTGATGGCCCTCATCGCCTTTATCAATATTTTAAGCCGGTATATCTTTCATTTTTCCTTTGCAGCCACCGAGGAGATCACCATCAACCTCTTTGTCTGGATGACGGTGATCGGCATGGGCATTGCCTTTGAACGGGGAGGGCAGCTGGGCATGGTCACCTTTTTCAATATGTTTCCGTCCCGGCTGCAAAAGGCGTCGGTGCTTATCTATTCCCTGCTGGCGGCCGGACTTTTTCTGGTCCTCAACTACTATATGATCCAGGCCATTTACGATGAAATCACCCTGTTTCAGGCAAAGTCCGCCTCCCTTGGGATCCCGGTGTGGATCTATTATTCGGGCCTGCCCCTGCTGTCGGTATTTGTCTTCCGGGGGATCTGGCGCGACGCCAGGGCCAAATTGTCCGGAGACGGCGGGACGGTGACCGGGACAGTGGGGGAATAA
- a CDS encoding DctP family TRAP transporter solute-binding subunit → MLTKRTVKKGVALAVAAVFMAAAGSAWAAGFKKEYKMQVTVGPKFYWGMGALKFAELVKEKTNGQINIKPYFGSALLKGAQLKSSQMVAKGVIDCAMDSTINISPVIPEANIFHLPFFLNNFENLDRVKNGEAGKAVFAAMEAKRLQPLAWAENGFRQLTNSKRAVKRPADMKGLRIRVVGNPMFLDTFRALGADPVNMNWGDAVAGFQQGVVDGQENPVGVLVPVQIHQYHKYATQWNYVVDPLIFYWNQRQWKKFPKEIQDAIMAAAREAGRYETALCRAGLDKGESIRILKEEFNTEMAVPAPLAHMAEKGMSVNTLTDEERQAFIDATRSVYDKWIGKIGKDVYEKAKKDMAQ, encoded by the coding sequence ATGTTGACAAAACGAACGGTAAAAAAAGGGGTGGCCCTGGCTGTGGCTGCCGTATTTATGGCTGCGGCGGGAAGTGCATGGGCTGCGGGATTCAAAAAAGAGTACAAGATGCAGGTGACGGTGGGGCCCAAGTTCTACTGGGGCATGGGGGCCCTTAAGTTTGCCGAACTGGTGAAGGAGAAGACCAATGGGCAGATTAATATCAAACCCTATTTCGGATCCGCCCTGCTCAAGGGGGCCCAGCTTAAAAGCTCCCAGATGGTGGCCAAGGGCGTCATCGACTGCGCCATGGATTCCACCATCAACATCAGCCCGGTGATCCCCGAGGCCAATATTTTCCACCTTCCCTTTTTCCTGAATAATTTTGAGAACCTGGACCGGGTGAAAAACGGCGAAGCGGGCAAGGCCGTGTTTGCCGCCATGGAGGCCAAACGGCTTCAGCCCCTGGCCTGGGCCGAAAACGGGTTCCGCCAGCTGACCAACAGCAAGCGGGCCGTGAAGCGCCCCGCCGACATGAAGGGCCTGAGAATCCGGGTGGTGGGCAATCCCATGTTCCTGGACACCTTCAGGGCCCTGGGGGCCGATCCCGTGAACATGAACTGGGGGGATGCGGTTGCCGGTTTCCAGCAGGGCGTGGTTGACGGCCAGGAAAATCCGGTGGGGGTTCTGGTCCCGGTCCAGATCCACCAGTACCATAAATATGCCACCCAGTGGAACTATGTGGTGGATCCCCTGATTTTCTATTGGAACCAGCGTCAGTGGAAGAAATTCCCCAAGGAGATCCAGGATGCCATCATGGCGGCGGCCAGGGAAGCCGGCCGGTATGAGACCGCGCTCTGCCGGGCCGGCCTTGACAAGGGGGAATCCATCAGGATCCTTAAAGAGGAATTCAACACCGAGATGGCGGTGCCTGCGCCCCTGGCCCATATGGCTGAAAAGGGGATGAGCGTGAACACCCTCACCGATGAAGAGCGCCAGGCCTTTATCGATGCCACCCGCTCCGTATACGACAAGTGGATCGGCAAGATCGGCAAGGATGTCTACGAAAAAGCCAAAAAGGATATGGCCCAATAG
- a CDS encoding cache domain-containing protein, producing MTGKKSLVTVFWSSITLLYLVMVCLLVYLWVGWELKTRKREFNQVRQTYVETQKSAIKKQVQQAIHYIEHKKSLAEKRVRSEVRSRTLEAWEIASHIWKKNEARLPPERIERLIHDALFAAVWDEGKGYYFAEDMAGKERVNRNNPELEGKNLMETRDSKGKYIMRDFIRVVRSPEGEGFSTYHWNKPDAPGILVPKISYLKYFAPLDWVIGSGKYIAEEEEKIKREVLAYLDSLKLGEEGYIFAATFEGVSLTGPLKGKNTYEIQDANGVKIVQELIKSARSGGGFVTYVAPRFKGHRPAPKISYAQTVDDWGWYIGTGVYVDSIEKGIARKQDELAHNTRMLILKTVLVLAASVLASVFLAWRVSKRIGINLALFTRFFKQSATRHKLLENEQISFSEFVPLAASANEMLSERNAYEAALARSEKKYRRLFEQSKDAFLLIDDGKIVDCNQASIDMLGYTGKDQLLSVLPSDISPPVQPDGRDSAAKAREMMDMATQKGSHRFEWEHKRADGSVVPMEVLLTAIATEAGRQILHTTWRDISGRKKAEALMIQTEKMITVGGMAAGMAHELNNPLAGMIQSAQVIKNRMNPTLPANVAAAKKVGISLEGLGEYARQRDILNFLDTIVATGDRAARIVSNMLNFIRKKPGEKSFGDIGRIMDQSIELAVNDFSLAKNYDIRQVRITKTYAPDLPAVLCEEINIQQVFFNMLKNAAQAMADDPDSSKKQPRIDISISWEKEKVCIAIRDNGPGMDPEVAKRIFEPFYTTKPVNQGTGLGLSVSYFIIVEDHGGSMDISSQPGQGTEFSIYLPLGAEENSQ from the coding sequence ATGACTGGAAAAAAAAGCCTTGTTACCGTCTTTTGGAGTTCAATTACCTTACTTTATCTGGTGATGGTCTGCCTCCTGGTCTATCTCTGGGTGGGCTGGGAACTCAAAACCCGGAAGAGGGAATTCAACCAGGTCCGGCAAACCTATGTGGAAACCCAGAAATCCGCCATAAAGAAACAGGTCCAGCAGGCCATTCACTATATTGAGCATAAAAAATCCCTGGCTGAAAAACGGGTAAGGTCCGAGGTGAGGTCACGGACCCTTGAGGCCTGGGAAATCGCCAGCCACATATGGAAAAAAAATGAGGCCCGTCTGCCCCCCGAAAGGATTGAAAGGCTGATCCATGACGCCTTGTTCGCTGCGGTCTGGGACGAGGGAAAAGGGTACTATTTTGCTGAGGACATGGCCGGAAAGGAGAGAGTGAACCGGAATAATCCTGAGCTGGAGGGCAAAAACCTCATGGAAACCCGGGACTCCAAGGGGAAATATATCATGAGGGATTTTATCCGTGTGGTCCGGTCGCCTGAAGGGGAAGGGTTCTCCACCTACCATTGGAACAAGCCCGACGCGCCCGGTATCCTGGTACCCAAAATTTCCTACCTCAAGTATTTTGCCCCCTTGGACTGGGTGATCGGGAGCGGAAAATACATAGCTGAGGAAGAAGAAAAAATAAAGCGCGAAGTCCTGGCATATCTTGACAGCCTAAAATTGGGGGAAGAGGGGTATATTTTTGCGGCCACCTTTGAGGGCGTCAGCCTTACCGGCCCCCTGAAAGGGAAAAATACCTATGAGATACAGGACGCCAATGGGGTGAAAATCGTTCAGGAACTGATCAAGTCAGCCCGTTCCGGCGGCGGTTTTGTCACCTATGTGGCCCCCAGGTTCAAGGGCCACAGGCCTGCCCCGAAAATCAGCTATGCACAGACCGTAGACGACTGGGGATGGTATATCGGCACCGGGGTCTATGTGGATTCAATTGAAAAGGGCATTGCCCGGAAACAGGACGAATTGGCACACAATACCCGGATGCTGATTTTAAAAACGGTCCTGGTGCTGGCCGCCTCTGTCCTGGCCTCGGTTTTCCTGGCATGGCGGGTCTCGAAAAGAATCGGAATCAACCTGGCTCTGTTTACCCGTTTTTTCAAGCAGTCTGCCACCCGGCACAAACTCCTGGAAAACGAGCAGATTTCTTTTTCAGAATTTGTTCCCCTGGCCGCATCGGCCAATGAGATGCTCAGTGAAAGAAACGCCTATGAGGCGGCACTGGCCAGGAGCGAAAAAAAATACCGCAGACTGTTCGAACAGTCCAAGGATGCCTTTCTGCTCATTGACGACGGGAAAATCGTTGACTGCAACCAGGCGTCCATCGATATGCTGGGCTATACCGGCAAAGATCAGCTGCTTTCCGTCCTGCCGTCGGATATTTCGCCCCCGGTCCAGCCGGACGGAAGGGATTCCGCTGCCAAGGCCAGAGAAATGATGGATATGGCCACACAAAAGGGGAGCCACCGGTTTGAATGGGAGCATAAACGGGCGGACGGCAGTGTGGTGCCGATGGAGGTGCTGCTCACGGCCATTGCAACCGAGGCCGGCCGGCAGATCCTTCATACCACCTGGCGGGATATCTCCGGCCGGAAAAAGGCCGAAGCCCTGATGATCCAAACGGAAAAAATGATCACCGTGGGCGGCATGGCGGCGGGCATGGCCCATGAACTTAACAATCCTCTGGCCGGCATGATCCAGAGTGCCCAGGTGATTAAAAACAGGATGAATCCCACCCTTCCCGCCAATGTGGCTGCCGCCAAAAAAGTGGGCATCAGCCTGGAGGGGCTGGGGGAATATGCCCGGCAGAGGGATATTTTGAATTTTCTGGATACCATTGTCGCCACAGGCGACCGGGCGGCCAGGATTGTGAGCAACATGCTCAATTTCATCCGTAAGAAACCGGGGGAGAAAAGCTTTGGGGACATCGGCCGGATCATGGACCAATCCATTGAACTGGCCGTAAACGATTTCAGCCTGGCGAAGAATTACGATATCCGCCAGGTCCGCATAACCAAAACCTATGCACCGGATCTGCCTGCGGTGCTTTGTGAAGAGATCAATATTCAGCAGGTATTTTTTAATATGCTGAAGAATGCCGCCCAGGCCATGGCCGACGACCCCGATTCCTCGAAAAAACAGCCCAGGATAGACATTTCCATATCATGGGAAAAGGAAAAGGTCTGCATTGCCATCCGGGACAACGGCCCGGGCATGGACCCGGAGGTGGCCAAACGGATTTTCGAACCCTTCTACACCACCAAACCGGTGAACCAGGGGACCGGGCTGGGATTGTCCGTCTCCTATTTTATCATTGTTGAAGACCACGGGGGCAGCATGGATATCTCTTCCCAACCGGGGCAGGGCACAGAATTTTCCATCTATCTGCCCCTTGGCGCCGAAGAAAATTCCCAATAG
- a CDS encoding methyltransferase domain-containing protein, with protein sequence MKPEVKKCGGNGPSSYWMQDPVLLFDALGIRPGEEILDLGCGAGDYTLEAARRTGEGGCVTAVDHWPPTVDGMAAAAGARGLTQVRALKADLLHPPLPVAQNSVDLCMVFTVLHIFDMERFSDRVFRELARVIRPGGRLAVLECKKEEWSFGPPLHMRLSPGEVETFIRGYGFQKTGLKNFGYNYLLSFTLEA encoded by the coding sequence ATGAAGCCTGAAGTGAAAAAATGCGGGGGCAACGGGCCCAGCAGCTATTGGATGCAGGACCCGGTGTTATTGTTCGACGCCCTGGGCATCCGGCCCGGGGAGGAAATTCTGGATCTGGGGTGCGGGGCCGGGGATTATACCCTGGAGGCGGCCCGAAGAACCGGGGAGGGGGGCTGCGTCACTGCAGTGGACCACTGGCCCCCTACCGTTGACGGGATGGCCGCTGCGGCCGGGGCCCGGGGCCTCACCCAGGTCCGTGCCCTTAAGGCCGATCTCCTCCATCCCCCCCTGCCGGTGGCCCAAAATTCCGTGGACCTGTGCATGGTGTTCACCGTGCTCCACATTTTTGACATGGAACGCTTCAGTGACAGGGTGTTCCGGGAACTGGCCCGGGTGATCCGCCCGGGGGGGCGCCTGGCCGTGCTGGAGTGCAAAAAAGAGGAGTGGTCCTTTGGCCCGCCCCTGCACATGCGCCTGTCCCCGGGGGAGGTCGAGACCTTTATCCGGGGGTATGGTTTCCAAAAAACGGGGTTAAAGAATTTCGGGTACAATTATCTTCTCAGTTTTACCCTGGAGGCCTGA
- a CDS encoding helix-turn-helix transcriptional regulator yields MQDGKAPTLFCFKPSTGSRDSISNEAAWGHREISIRPGLWMSLINFTSADRISLDYEKQFPVIDFGFVISGNILRRGPGPESRPEPLQVRSGISGTRLETRQSGSFVVPPRQEQQILHLHMTLPFFRSVVKDEAGVLPRGLREALKGDSQAEFTSAGPMGPDIQSVVYQVLNTSSNAYPWPLYLEGKSLELLSLQLAALSLDHRRPTAKRLNRGERERIKEARAFLVDNLQSPPGLRELASGAGMSPAKLQAGFRQAYGMSVFDYFREYRMLKARDLLARTDTNVSETAWQVGYVNVSHFSAAFKKRFGILPKHYLKMHLDSPPDAGIEKSR; encoded by the coding sequence ATGCAGGACGGCAAGGCACCAACGCTTTTTTGTTTTAAACCCTCCACCGGTTCCCGGGACAGCATCTCCAATGAAGCGGCATGGGGCCACAGGGAGATAAGTATCCGGCCGGGCCTGTGGATGAGTCTGATTAATTTCACCTCGGCCGACCGGATCAGCCTGGATTACGAAAAGCAGTTTCCGGTGATTGATTTCGGGTTCGTGATTTCCGGAAATATCCTGAGACGGGGGCCGGGACCGGAATCCCGCCCGGAACCGCTCCAGGTGAGAAGCGGCATCAGCGGCACCCGGCTGGAAACCCGGCAGTCCGGCTCCTTTGTGGTGCCGCCCCGCCAGGAACAGCAGATCCTCCATCTTCATATGACCCTTCCCTTTTTCAGGAGCGTGGTCAAAGACGAGGCCGGTGTCCTGCCCCGGGGGCTGAGGGAGGCCCTCAAGGGGGATTCCCAGGCCGAGTTTACCAGCGCAGGGCCCATGGGGCCGGATATTCAGTCCGTGGTCTACCAGGTGCTGAACACCTCCAGCAACGCCTATCCCTGGCCCCTTTACCTGGAGGGGAAAAGTCTGGAACTGCTCTCCCTTCAGCTGGCGGCCCTGAGTCTTGACCACCGCAGGCCAACGGCGAAGAGGCTCAACAGGGGCGAACGGGAACGGATCAAGGAAGCCAGGGCCTTCCTGGTGGATAATCTCCAGTCCCCCCCCGGCCTCAGGGAGCTTGCCTCCGGGGCCGGCATGAGTCCGGCCAAGCTCCAGGCCGGTTTCCGGCAGGCCTACGGGATGAGCGTGTTTGATTATTTCAGGGAATATCGGATGCTCAAGGCCAGGGATCTTCTGGCCCGGACGGACACCAACGTGAGCGAAACCGCCTGGCAGGTGGGGTATGTCAATGTCAGCCATTTTTCCGCCGCCTTTAAAAAGCGGTTCGGCATCCTGCCCAAGCATTATCTGAAAATGCACCTGGACTCGCCGCCTGATGCAGGCATTGAAAAATCCCGTTAA
- a CDS encoding outer membrane lipoprotein-sorting protein yields the protein MAAMFILFTAAAAVAGDAAPHAQAIVKKANHMALYQGAAMKGRVSIEIRDKQGRVRRRVLNILRRDNDGEGEGGQKYFAYFRSPADVRKMVFMVHKHADPAKEDDRWLYMPAMDLVKRIASGDKRTSFVGSDFLYEDISGRGIYEDSHRLVETTATHFILENRPKDPGGVAFDHYLAHINRRTFVTEKLEFYKKGGRLYRTMEALEVKNIAALDNGRPVSYPTVVKSKACNLSTGSVSLMTVTDIEYNPELGEKVFSERYLRRPPREITR from the coding sequence ATGGCAGCCATGTTCATCCTTTTTACGGCAGCGGCAGCCGTGGCGGGAGATGCCGCCCCCCATGCCCAGGCCATCGTAAAAAAAGCCAACCACATGGCCCTTTACCAGGGCGCAGCCATGAAGGGCCGGGTGAGCATTGAAATTCGGGACAAACAGGGCCGGGTGAGGCGCCGGGTCCTGAATATCCTTCGCCGGGACAATGACGGGGAGGGGGAGGGCGGCCAGAAATACTTTGCCTATTTCAGATCCCCGGCCGATGTCAGGAAGATGGTCTTTATGGTACACAAGCATGCCGATCCCGCAAAGGAGGATGACCGGTGGCTCTATATGCCGGCCATGGACCTGGTGAAGCGCATCGCCTCCGGGGACAAGCGCACCAGTTTTGTGGGCTCGGATTTCCTCTACGAGGACATTTCTGGCCGGGGAATATACGAGGACAGCCACAGGCTGGTCGAGACCACGGCCACCCATTTCATCCTGGAGAACCGGCCCAAAGACCCGGGGGGCGTGGCCTTTGACCATTACCTGGCCCATATCAACCGCCGCACCTTTGTTACGGAAAAACTCGAGTTTTACAAAAAGGGGGGCCGGCTCTACCGCACCATGGAGGCCCTGGAGGTGAAGAATATAGCGGCCCTGGACAATGGCCGGCCCGTCTCCTATCCCACGGTGGTGAAATCAAAGGCCTGCAACCTTTCAACGGGCAGCGTCTCCCTGATGACCGTAACGGATATTGAATACAACCCGGAACTGGGGGAGAAGGTCTTCAGCGAGCGGTACCTGAGGCGGCCGCCCAGGGAGATCACCCGATGA
- a CDS encoding MMPL family transporter yields the protein MKLMKAAMINFAINHARTVAALLVAATLAAGVFLPGVELDTDPENMLEQSEPVRIFHNQTKEEFGLSDTVVVGVVNDTHPDGVYNVDTLGHVWALTEFAKTLWWEDNENPGSYKGVIEADMIAPSLIDHISQAGPGTIRFEYLMPGPPATREEALKVRERIMSNPMLRGMVGSGDGKGLCIYLPLTDKLLSYKVYTALNEKIKGFNAGDTYHITGLPVAEGAIGVEMFSEMKVASPLAMLVVLGLLLLFFRKWSLVMLPMVIATVSIVISMGLMIGLGFEVHILSSMLPIFLMSISIVDCIHVLSEFFDVYTPERGRKEAVREVLGTLFTPMLYTSLTTAAGFLSLTLTSIPPARIFGLFLCFGVMLAWLCTVMFVPAYIVLMPEKTFRNFGLAAGQGRAGGRMTRFLGALGRFTAARRGMIFAGLGLAALLAVAGISQTRINDNYSKRFAISHPLRRADIALNSHFSGTYTAYLVLEGPRDDSMAAVKEAGQAFSAYARVMGETDDRIPGMAARIAPLIAPVAGTKKGAEDGHFLDRAVEFADTMADSAPDDAWEAWQILGDFLRSQREKTKVFKQPGVLSYMAGLQRHLESEGLVGKASSVADIVSKVNQELTGGSPENYTIPDTLSKVGECYMQFQQGHRPQDLWHRVTPDFSSANIMLQMASGNSMDMAAVVNAVADYLAVNPPPVRLEHNWAGLHYVNLFFQNKMFWEMLWAFVQSFVVVLVMMTLLFRSLKWGVLCMVPLSVTIAAIYGTVGLMGKDYDMPVAVISVLSIGIAVDFAIHFLERSRKAYEREGSWQRVLPLMFGEPARAISRNVMVIAVGFLPLILARLVPYKITGLMLCGILSISGIVTLLALPALLGALEPFFFREKAGSPKAAAPAGENP from the coding sequence ATGAAACTGATGAAAGCGGCGATGATTAATTTCGCCATTAACCACGCACGGACCGTGGCGGCGCTGCTGGTGGCCGCCACCCTGGCGGCGGGCGTTTTCCTGCCCGGCGTTGAACTCGATACGGATCCCGAAAACATGCTGGAGCAGTCCGAGCCGGTCCGCATATTCCATAACCAGACCAAGGAGGAATTCGGCCTCAGCGACACCGTGGTGGTGGGGGTGGTCAACGACACCCACCCCGACGGGGTGTACAACGTGGACACCCTGGGCCATGTCTGGGCGCTCACCGAGTTCGCCAAAACACTCTGGTGGGAGGACAATGAGAATCCCGGATCGTATAAAGGGGTGATCGAGGCGGACATGATCGCCCCCTCCCTCATCGACCATATCAGCCAGGCCGGGCCGGGGACCATCCGGTTCGAATACCTGATGCCCGGGCCCCCGGCCACCCGGGAAGAGGCCCTCAAGGTCCGGGAGCGGATCATGTCCAACCCCATGCTCAGGGGGATGGTGGGGTCCGGGGACGGAAAGGGGCTGTGCATCTACCTGCCCCTGACGGACAAGCTGCTCTCCTATAAGGTATACACGGCCCTGAATGAAAAGATAAAAGGGTTCAATGCCGGGGACACCTATCATATCACAGGGCTTCCCGTGGCCGAAGGGGCCATCGGGGTGGAGATGTTTTCGGAGATGAAGGTGGCCTCCCCCCTGGCCATGCTGGTGGTCCTGGGGCTGCTGCTCCTGTTTTTCAGGAAATGGTCCCTGGTCATGCTGCCCATGGTCATTGCCACGGTTTCCATCGTCATCTCCATGGGGCTGATGATCGGCCTGGGGTTTGAGGTCCACATCCTCAGCTCCATGCTGCCCATTTTTCTGATGTCCATCTCCATTGTGGACTGCATCCATGTATTGTCGGAATTCTTTGATGTCTACACCCCTGAAAGGGGGCGGAAAGAAGCTGTCCGCGAGGTGCTGGGAACCCTTTTCACCCCCATGCTTTACACCTCCCTGACCACGGCGGCGGGATTCCTCTCCCTGACCCTCACCTCCATTCCCCCGGCCCGGATTTTCGGGCTCTTTCTCTGTTTCGGGGTGATGCTGGCCTGGCTGTGCACGGTGATGTTCGTGCCGGCCTATATTGTCCTCATGCCTGAAAAAACATTTAGAAATTTCGGCCTGGCCGCGGGCCAAGGCCGGGCGGGGGGCCGGATGACCCGGTTCCTGGGCGCCCTGGGCCGGTTTACCGCCGCCCGCAGGGGGATGATATTCGCGGGCCTGGGCCTGGCCGCCCTCCTGGCCGTGGCCGGCATCTCCCAGACCCGGATCAACGACAATTACTCCAAGCGCTTTGCCATCTCCCATCCCCTCCGCCGGGCCGACATTGCCCTGAACAGTCATTTTTCCGGCACCTATACCGCCTACCTGGTGCTGGAGGGGCCCCGGGATGATTCCATGGCCGCAGTGAAAGAAGCCGGGCAGGCCTTCAGCGCCTATGCCCGGGTCATGGGAGAGACGGATGACCGCATCCCGGGCATGGCTGCCCGGATCGCCCCCCTGATTGCACCGGTGGCCGGAACCAAAAAGGGGGCCGAAGATGGCCATTTTCTGGACCGGGCCGTCGAATTCGCAGACACCATGGCCGATTCGGCCCCGGACGATGCCTGGGAGGCCTGGCAGATCCTGGGGGATTTTCTGCGCAGCCAGCGGGAAAAAACAAAGGTGTTCAAGCAGCCCGGGGTCCTGTCGTATATGGCCGGCCTCCAGCGCCACCTGGAATCAGAGGGCCTTGTGGGCAAGGCCTCTTCCGTGGCCGACATCGTTTCCAAGGTCAACCAGGAGCTGACGGGCGGCAGCCCGGAAAATTATACAATTCCCGACACCCTCTCCAAGGTGGGGGAATGCTATATGCAGTTCCAGCAGGGACACCGGCCCCAGGACCTCTGGCACCGGGTCACTCCGGATTTTTCATCCGCCAACATCATGCTCCAGATGGCCTCGGGCAACAGCATGGATATGGCGGCCGTGGTCAATGCGGTGGCGGATTATCTGGCGGTGAATCCCCCGCCGGTGAGGCTGGAGCACAATTGGGCGGGGCTGCACTATGTCAACCTTTTCTTCCAGAACAAGATGTTCTGGGAGATGCTCTGGGCCTTTGTGCAGAGTTTTGTGGTGGTCCTGGTGATGATGACTCTGCTCTTCCGCTCCCTTAAATGGGGGGTGCTCTGCATGGTTCCCCTGAGCGTCACCATTGCCGCCATCTACGGCACCGTGGGGCTCATGGGAAAGGACTACGACATGCCCGTGGCCGTGATCAGCGTGCTCTCCATCGGCATTGCCGTTGATTTCGCCATCCATTTTCTGGAGCGCAGCCGCAAGGCCTATGAGCGGGAGGGGAGCTGGCAGCGGGTGCTGCCCCTGATGTTCGGGGAGCCGGCCAGGGCCATCAGCCGGAACGTCATGGTCATTGCCGTGGGGTTCCTGCCCCTGATCCTGGCCAGGCTGGTGCCTTATAAGATCACCGGCCTCATGCTCTGCGGCATCCTCTCCATCTCCGGCATCGTCACCCTCCTGGCCCTGCCGGCCCTGCTGGGGGCCCTGGAACCCTTCTTTTTTAGGGAAAAGGCCGGGTCCCCCAAGGCCGCGGCCCCGGCAGGGGAGAACCCATGA
- a CDS encoding GGDEF domain-containing protein, with product MTMKQDVAGALLLLIPYYIGFHEEGIELLLEDMAELVAISGFASTMAYFQQRLLRLMNQYRDDSRTDYLPQLGNRLAYTRAVKEIDTLAVDRRKTLALLLMDMDNFKRINDLYGHRCWDLLLREFARRLERLGAGRAFRIGGDEFALLVDETLGMDARQAANRSLICSG from the coding sequence ATGACGATGAAACAAGATGTGGCCGGCGCCCTTTTACTGCTCATCCCCTACTATATAGGGTTTCACGAAGAGGGCATTGAACTGTTGCTGGAGGATATGGCCGAACTGGTGGCCATCTCCGGGTTTGCCTCCACCATGGCCTATTTCCAGCAGCGTTTACTCCGGCTGATGAATCAATACCGGGATGACAGCCGGACCGATTATCTGCCCCAGCTTGGCAACCGGCTGGCCTATACCCGGGCCGTAAAAGAGATTGACACCCTGGCGGTGGACAGGCGGAAGACGCTGGCCCTGCTTCTAATGGATATGGACAACTTCAAGCGCATCAATGACCTGTACGGGCACCGGTGCTGGGATCTGCTGCTGAGGGAATTCGCCCGCCGGCTGGAACGGCTGGGCGCCGGCAGGGCCTTCAGGATCGGGGGAGATGAATTTGCCCTGCTGGTGGATGAAACATTGGGCATGGATGCCCGGCAGGCCGCAAACCGTTCCTTGATTTGCTCCGGCTGA